Proteins co-encoded in one Stomoxys calcitrans chromosome 5, idStoCalc2.1, whole genome shotgun sequence genomic window:
- the LOC106096286 gene encoding solute carrier family 25 member 35, giving the protein MDASDFVLGGLASVGATLFTNPIEVVKTRIQLQGELAARGTYVEPYKGILNAFAAVAKNDGWSGLQKGLVPALYFQFIINSFRLSIYNMALNKGWMHKKNGEVSFGLGLVWGATGGAIGSYFSSPFFMIKTQLQSQAAKQIAVGYQHKHTGMISALVQIYNKRGVFGLWRGSMAAIPRAAIGSGAQIATFGKTKFLLKEYDLVTHATANSFCAGLIAGSIMSVAITPPDVISTRLYNQGWDESGRYKGWLDCCVKILKSEGIYGLYKGFWANYLRIAPHSTLVLLFFDELLLVRDKYILKHKS; this is encoded by the exons ATGGATGCCTCCGATTTTGTTCTGGGAGGTTTGGCTTCAGTGGGTGCTACACTCTTCACCAATCCCATAG AGGTTGTAAAGACACGTATTCAACTTCAGGGTGAATTAGCAGCTCGTGGTACCTATGTTGAACCCTATAAAGGAATCTTAAATGCATTTGCTGCAGTAGCTAAAAACGATGGATGGTCGGGACTCCAAAAGGGTTTAGTGCCAGCCTTGTACTTCCAATTTATTATTAACTCCTTTCG TCTAAGCATATACAATATGGCTTTGAACAAGGGTTGGATGCATAAAAAGAACGGTGAAGTGTCCTTCGGTCTGGGGCTCGTGTGGGGTGCCACTGGGGGCGCCATAGGTTCCTATTTCTCTAGTCCATTTTTTATG ATTAAGACACAATTACAGTCACAGGCAGCCAAACAAATCGCTGTTGGTTACCAGCATAAGCATACCGGCATGATATCTGCTTTAGTACAAATTTACAATAAACGTGGGGTGTTTGGATTGTGGCGTGGCTCCATGGCTGCTATACCACGTGCAGCAATTGGTTCGGGAGCACAAATAGCCACATTcggcaaaacaaaatttctgctcaagGAATATGATCTGGTCACGCATGCAACGGCGAATTCGTTTTGCGCTGGCCTCATTGCCGGCAGTATTATGTCCGTTGCTATTACACCGCCCGATGTCATATCTACTCGCCTCTATAATCAAGGCTGGGACGAATCTGGTCGTTATAAAGGATGGTTAGATTGTTGTGTCAAAATTCTTAAATCTGAAGGTATTTATGGCTTGTACAAAGGATTCTGGGCGAATTATTTAAGAATTGCACCACACTCGACATTAGTTTTACTATTTTTCGATGAGTTACTGTTAGTACGagacaaatatattttaaaacataaaagCTAA